Genomic DNA from Etheostoma cragini isolate CJK2018 chromosome 7, CSU_Ecrag_1.0, whole genome shotgun sequence:
AGGGGGATAAAAGGGGAAGTAAATGGAAATAGAAAAGGATGGGTTAATACATTGTTATAACTATAGGGTGGGGGGATGGGAGGGGCAAAAAGCCCAAATAAAAGCTCCTTCAACTTCTTTTCACACCTTTCCTTTTTTGCTCAAAGGGGTCTAACGTCCTTTTAAGGCTCAATCAAAAGCTTTTGTGCACTTTCAGATAAGGCTTCTAAGTgttcatttgtatatttatttaatctaattCTCTAACTTCATCAACAGGCCCTGCAAAAGAACCACAACCCAAAATATCCATACTGAGCTGAAGCTGGTATGGAGGCCATCTTGGCTTGGCCGAGGGCTGGCTCTCTCACTGGAAGGCCTGATGGAAGCGAGGCAGCGTGGTGGTACTAAGGCTGGAGCTGAACACTGGTGGGAGGGGGTGCAGGGGTCCAAGGCCCAGACCCCCGCTGGAGCTCTGCTGCTCCTGAGGTTGCGGTTGCAAAGAGGTAAGAGGTGCTGTGGCAACTGCTGCGGCATGGGGCTCGGCAGTGTGCAGagatgaggaagatgatgaggaggaagaagaaggggtCGTGGATGAGGTGTAGCCCATCACCAGCCCTCCCGTGCTCATGGGGGCACTGTAGGGAGGCAGGTTGAGAGGCAGGAAGCCCAGCAGGTGGGAGAAATCCATGTTAGCAGCGCACAGAGACTCTGCGATCACCGCAGGGCTCTTGGACAGGAGGTGATCCCCACAAAGCTCGTCCACCAGGCCCGAGGTGGGCTCCAGTCCGTCCTTGTGGGGTGAGTCAGCAGCATGTGGCTCTGCAGAGTGAACCGGGCCTGGAGAGCCACTCTGCAGATCCATGAGGAAGCTCTCCATCTCCACTTTCAAGGGCTTGTCCAGCAGGTATGAGGTAGATCCCAGCTGGTATTTGGGGGTTGGCTGgggctggtgctgctgctggggaGCCTGGGGCTGGTGGTGCTGTGGCAGCGGAGGGgaatggtggtggtggtgatggtggtggtgatggtggtggtggtgggagtGTGGGTGAAGAGGACCAGGGGATTCCATGTGACAGCCCATGCCCATAGCTGCAGACAAGGGACTGGGCATCAGGGACGGGTGCGTGTGACCCACCCCCGAATTAGACATGGCCTGGAGATGATGGGGGTTGTACATGCCCATCGAAAAAGGGGCGCCACTGGGGAACGGTTTGCCCATCATGGGGTCTTTGTTAGGACCCATGCCGCACATCATGGGGTTGAGCTCCTCCTTCACAGAGCAAGGGGGCGACCCAGAAGCCAAAAGCCCTAGCATGTCGGGAGGTTCCGGCTTGATCTTCAGCAGCTCCTGCGAGTGGCTCTTCTTCACGTGGCGTGTCAGATGGTCCTTCCTGCCAAAGCGCTGGGCACAGTACTGGCATAAGAAGTCCTTTCGCCCCGTGTGGACCACCATGTGCCGTCGCACATCCTTCCGTGTGTAGAAACGGCGGTCACAGTGGTCGCACGGGTGTTTTTTCTCCTTGGTGCCGCCCGAAGACTTTCCGGAGTGGCTCTTGAGGTGCTCCAGGAGCACGGGCGTGCTCTCGTAGCTCTGCATGCACACTTTACAGGTGAGATCCCCGGCCGTGGCAGAGTGCATGGCCACATGGCGCTTATATCCCAGCTTGGTGTTGTAGTGCTTCCCGCACTCTTCGCACTTGAAGGCCTCCTTGTTGGGGTCATGGGTCTGCAGGTGGTTCTTCAGGTGGTCTTTGCGGTGGAACATTTTCTCACAAAACGAACACTGATGGGTCTTCTGTGGAGAGTGTGTGGCCATATGCCTgggaaacacaagaaaaaagagagattgtAAATGCTAGGGGTGTTACACATTCCTTGTCTTAATATAACATTGGTTATGCGGTCTGTCAGTAGTGTGCATGCTAATGTGAGGCATGACTTCCTCTTAGTCAAACCACTTGTGTCTCACATAAATGAGTCACAGTGGTTTGCAGCCAGGACCCAAAAAGTGTTTTGGAACCACTTCCTGTGATTCACAGTATTCTAAACATCCTAGTATGTTGATGAGTTTGAGATTAGTCTCTTAAACCGgcattgattcattttttttggccaccaaaaacacaaagttgtaaacaaatCATTGATATTCAACAGTTGCTCATTAAAACATCCAGAATTTTCTTACACAATTagcaacattattattaatttggagtaagttttttttagctctgaCTTTGGTCTCCACCATTTGAGGGAAATGTCTGGTTATTGAGCACCTAAATACTCTACTAATGCCATGTTTTCACTGTAAGGTACAACTCTGCTTTACTCACTCTTCTgccacttttcttttctcttttccactAAAGAAGGTACCCCCTCTGTGTAGGCGTGATTCTCAGATGATCACTATAGTGACGCAAGATAGCATCTTCAACGCGACACTTGCTGAATCATTTCATCGGCAaccaaaacagagaaatgtatgcGCTTTGTCAGTTGTACAGTGTTGTGTATGCCGTAGTGTACCGCGTAGTTTTGCAGGCTGCCATTTTGTAACATCTGggtcaagtgaaaaaaaaaattgcgtTCACAATACTCAAGTCACCACTTTTTCAGTCTcacacattttgaataaaagtagaaagtaTAGGCTTTCTAAAGTTGCTCACTGAGGATTTTAAGAAAGCTAAAGAAACCATGCCTCAGACTGTATTTAAAGGGATGTAAATTGAGCGATATGATTTAATTCTCAGTACCTGAAGAGTTTGTATTTGGAGCTGAAGGCCTTGGGACAGTGTGGCTGTGAGCAGTGGAagggtttctctcctgtgtgactCAAGGCGTGCAGCCGTAGCTTCTCCTGTGAGGCGAACACGGCCCCGCACACCAAACACTCGTTCCTACTCGCTTTCCCTaccctttctccttctccttccctctccctctctctttctctccccctctctctctctctctctatccgtGGCAGCGGGGCGGCGCTCCCAAACAGCTTGGCGGCGGTCCGTCGTCCCTCTTCCTCCGGCGTCAGTGTGGTAATACGGTGTGAGGCATCGGCGGCAATAGCTGCCATGGCAGCCCTAGAGTGCCGCTGCCATGAAAATACACTTGTGGCTCCCCTGCCTTGCAGGCTCAACTTGGGAAgttggggaggggggagggggttatGGAAAAAAGATGCTCGACAGCTCACAGGAAGGGCCAATGATCCGGCGGAAACACCAAGGTAAGCCAAAATCTGCGGTGAGATAGAAAGTGCATGCTTTGAAGCCAACTGCTTCTAAGTTTGTGCCAACATTagacatattttcctcataaaGCCAACTGTTTACCTGCTGAAATAGTACTTGTCCTTCTTTCGTGtctgctcttttcttctctcttgccctccctctgtctctcgctctctgctTCAGTCACACCTCTCCTTTGCTTTCTTGTTCTCTCCTCCTCACCCGGTCCCAACAGCTATGGTTGGCGGTGAGTGGGAAACACTGCTCTGCATTTTCACTGTCCTGCCAGGAGAGAgcaaacatgacaaacaaaaaaaggtaagTTAACAAAAATGTGACTACAGcgtccatttattttaaaagctttgacaaaaatttgacaaaatgcaTTGAGGTTGACATCGACTCAAAACCTCAGAATCTGTTGCAAGTTTCCACTGAGCTCACTAGAGGGAGCTGAACGACAAGTCTGACTGACATGACCCGACCTGCAAAGGTTcagcaaaacaatgttttgtcaATGATGACTCTCAATCACAGCATAACACCCGTActtgtttaaccaaactttgaAGTGTGAAGATTGAATGGAATTACACAGCCTCCTCATGTGTGTCTGCAGTTGACAGAATAGTGCACAAAgccagctttgtgtgtgtttatgtacatgtatgtactTGTTATGAAACTGGTTAAGGCTCCTGTAAGCCTTGGGGGGGAAAACACAGAACCCTCAGGTTAGAGAGAAGGTtgtggaggggtgggggtgtgtttgtgttgggggGGTTGTTGACCTGAATTCAACAAATTCTTTACAAAGGTGAAAACTGTCGCAAGCTTTGAGATGAAAAATTGGACAGAATGATTATAAACTGCAGTGAAACAGATGCAGTTATTTAGGAAAATAAACCACAAACTCTATTAACTCGTGTTCCAAAAGAGACCGCTGAACTATCATCTCTGCATTCCCTTATTTACCCTCAGTGACCTGTGTGACTCCTGCTTGCTAACCCACCAGCTAAGTCCAAGGTTGAGCGGACACAGCGCTGATTGCAATGTTAGCGGCGCTCTGAGCGCCGGTCACATGAACGAGAAAGCATATGAGTCCCGTAAACACGTGGTAATATGTGACAGAATGCACACCCATGTGCCATGTCGGCACATACGTACTTACACAACTCCAGATGTAATGTCATCCTTTCTATGTGAGGGGTCAATGAGTTGAGAGACACAGCAAAATATCTTGGAATCTGCTCTGATGGCTTTTGCAGATActcatatttacatgtttacatagaAATGCACAAACATGTATCCACAGGTGTctaaaacatttgcatatgAGAGTctttgtggctgtgtgtgttcatgtaattttcttttttacgaCACAAGATACACATTAGCACATGCGTGCCTGTGTTCTCACGTATGtctcagtgtgtacatgtgcatacACGTGTGTTTGTTCccataatgtatgtgtgtatacagcGGTGGTTAAGAGGACCTGACAGCTGTAGCGTTTTGTGGTGGTCATCACCCAGCGGGGAGGGTGCAGGGGGGTGACACCCGTCCCATTGACCACCCTCAGGGAGCCCGGCTCTATTGTGCAGCCTACCCACTTCGCACATTCCTGGCCTGAACCATGCCGTGTCTCCCTGCCTCTTTCCTCCGCACACAACAgcacatacaacacacagagTTCTGGTCACGCTGAATGCAACATCATNNNNNNNNNNccccccccccccacatacacacacacacaaacacacacacaccaagcctGCATGCTCAAACGCACTCACAAAGGCGCGCACACAGACCGCCAGATACAGTAGAATGAAGAGAATCCACACCATCAAGttacagaaataaatcaaaaagagCTTGAACACAAAGGGCCCACCATGACAGACCATGTGGAGCGGTAACTTCCCACACGGATGCCCTCAGGCATGAAGAAGCCTAAATGACTGACCTATGCAATAGTATCATGCTTGCATTAAGTATACATAACATTGGAACTTCAGTTACCCTACATATCTCAGTGACCGTTAGCCAATACCACCTTAAGTATTGATGCTCGGCTTTATACACCAAGTCTTTTTAAAGAGTTTTCATTCCTTATCTCCATATTTCAGTGAAATACTCGGGAGCAGGATTTTTTAATTCCATTGTCATTAAATGCTTATAATTATTTCACGGTGTGACTTTTTGTCCAAAGCAGATATTTGGACTTGTCACAACAAGAACAGCTCAGGTGTCCCTTAACCATTTACATgcataacattaacaatggcgCCGTTCTTTTCAAGTGTCCCAATCAGTCGGAATGAGAGTGTGACAGTGAGCACAATACCAGAAGCCTGAAACAGATGAAGCtgaatggaattcagccataattccttttaatattttcaCCGGTGCTTTTCGTATTGTaatgtgtcaaaatgtctgttgtgGAAAGCGCTTGTAAACTTCAGTGCAATAGGCATCATtcttttgttgattttcttcatgctgaaaacaaacattgtaCAGTACATCTCTACCTAGATCATCACTTCAATATTAACCGTTTCTATACATTACCTATACCTGCTCTTAACTGCCATTTCCTCTCCCAACATTTAACTTTTATCAATGCTACAATATACTGAAAGAACTGTCATGAAAGCAGTAACAGACAGCTAATGTAGGAAAGCTATACCAAGTGAAAGCTAGCTAGTGAAATAGCTAAGGCTAGCCTTAGCTAAAGCAAAATGTACTTGCTTTTTCTCCATAGTTCCTGCTTTAActgaattttcattttttttttgatgaactaGCATGTTAGTATTTCGGTTTGTTATCCAAAAGAACTTAAAGAGCGTTAACTAGCGTTAGCTTAGCTCAGCAGAGTAGCAAAAACAACCCTCTCAGCTTTTGACTGTTGGAGAATTTAGAATTTGGTGTggttaaatcacttttaaatcacatttaacGGATACACATGAAAAACCTTGTTTTCTCAGTCAACCAGTGTTATTATTGATTTTCTATCATTAATCACCAACCTCTCACATGTTTCTACAACTCAATAAAGTCAACATAGACCcttttttcctatgtttttgtgtgtaagtgactgatgggaacaacaatctttgaaattggtccagtattaagagagAACGCTGTAAGAAGCAGCCACAgaccgggctgcaatgtaaccctagTGGGCAAATGTTCATTGTCAATTTTGTCCACTAAAAGTGGAGTAAAGAAGTTTACTTTACAATGCTAaagttactgtttatttacatggcgACTGGTGGCTTTAGATAACCCATTTTTACggatgcttttatgttttaacaaagaaatcctttccataatgtaaGACACTTATATTAATCTTTGCCTGTCAATGACAAATGAGCAATTTGAAAGTGCACAATTTCCCCAtcacttacattgtagcttgtatTACTGACTGCCGAATGCAGCGGTCTCGCTTAATAatgtacactttattttacattattttttggggcatttttggggcatttgttttacctttattttttataggaAAGATAAACTTAAAATGActtgaaaaaggaaagagagggggaatgacatccagcaaagagccgcaggttggagtttaacccgggcccgctgcgttgaggagtaaacctctatatatgggcacccactctaccaactgagctatctgggtgcccaataATGTACAATTTTGAAGGATAGTTGTTCCCGTCAGTCACCTAGatggaaaaacataataaaataaggtccagtttgaaaaaaactgaagttatcCTTTAATGTAAAGAGCAATCAGCATGTGAGTGTTTCTCGCATCTCTCTCTACAGCACTTCACACTCATGTTCTCCATTATTTATCAATCAACTAATGAAAACCTGGCTGAGATTTCTCTCATGTGttcccactcctcctcctcccaccccCAAAACTACACTTTTACTGTGAAATTCCCCTTAATACTTTTGccatttgaaaatgttcttttttcatttgaagttAACATAAGTGATACTGAAGTCATGTTAAACATCATCTAACACTGACTCATCAACAAACGTATATTCTGATTGTGTGAAATGTAAtgtcaataaacaaaaaaaatccatcgTTGAAGCCCTAGATGTCAGTAATGGTTAAAGACCATCTTGTTTCTGACATAGCTACAGGCTTGGGCTGAACGATTAATcgttttcaaatcaaaatcaagaTTTGAAAAGATGCACTTAGCTAACTGTGAAGACCGTGATTAATCTAATTCATAATCATATTTACTGTTCAAATGCTGGAATACAGTTACCTATCACAGATTGCCTACAGAAATGTCctattttgactttaaattaCTTCATTTAACAGGATTGTAGAAGGTGCAACGAGTAGATGCTGCTATTAAACTGAGATATTTAAGTTTACAGGAAAAgtactgatatttttttattattaaaactttAGCTTTTGTGATAAATATTCTTTGTTTGAGTGTTCAATGTTCCAcgcttattaaaagaaaaacccttTTTTCTGGCAATTCCTATCTAAATTCTCATCCTTGCATAAGAATATAGAGCGGTTTTATAGTgtctcatgttataatgctccatGATATCTTTTATCTGCTAAACAGTGAATACTGAACTTTAGCTACATTTTAAGAACTCAAATCCAAAACGCAATTGACGCTTTCTGTCCCTACAAACATACTACACAGGTCATAGGTCAGAGCGCACAGTGTTTCATAACCACGGCTTtccaccagcacacacacagcccaacTGCAGCCATTTCCACCCACTTATCACGCTTTGCCCGTCACTGCAGTGAtcacagaggaaagaaacaCGCTGGCTGCAGGATGGAACTTCATCCTAAAATGGCAGATGCCGCTACAACAAACACCCCACCGCACATTCACATGGAACCTCTGCTTACTTCTCATAATCAAAAACGTTGAAGGCAGAATGGAACCGCCACTTTCCAAACCGCCCGGGTGTCTTTGGTTTCTGTCCTGGATGAAAGAGCTTCCACATTCCTTTCctgaggggtcagaggtcagcctCTGCACTGcctgcctgcccgcctgccACGGCTCCCGCATGCTGAGTGACTGGTATTAACCCTCTCACTGCCTGCCGCAGCCATACTGAGTAACATGTGGGAAAGGTTTCAGGGTTTAGCAGATTCcttttggtggtggtggtggtggtgtttttGCCGTGCCAAtccaggccaggccaggccagaaCAGGCTGGCAGCCTGTGCAGAACCGTGATCCACACGGCTACAGACGCTGCTTGACCTAActatacagtacaaacaaactaaatatagAAAATGAGTTCACCGTTCGGAGCTTAGGTGACAACAGCCGCAGTGTGGggttatgtatgtgtgtgtgtgtgtgtgtgtgtgtgggggggggggggggggggggggggggggggggggggggttgcacaAACTTTTGctcaaaaacataagaaaagatAATTGACACAACTTAGGAATGTCACGTGCTGTACGAAAAACAGGAAAGTTGTAGAATGTGTTTCATTAATATGTGACTAAATGCctctaaatataaaaagtagACTCATAAATGGTGTTTAGGTCTTTAGGTTGTGACATTATATTGATGCTCAACTGGAAAACTGCACATCAAACAGCACGTGTTATTATCAAGCAGA
This window encodes:
- the plagl2 gene encoding zinc finger protein PLAGL2 isoform X2, with protein sequence MATHSPQKTHQCSFCEKMFHRKDHLKNHLQTHDPNKEAFKCEECGKHYNTKLGYKRHVAMHSATAGDLTCKVCMQSYESTPVLLEHLKSHSGKSSGGTKEKKHPCDHCDRRFYTRKDVRRHMVVHTGRKDFLCQYCAQRFGRKDHLTRHVKKSHSQELLKIKPEPPDMLGLLASGSPPCSVKEELNPMMCGMGPNKDPMMGKPFPSGAPFSMGMYNPHHLQAMSNSGVGHTHPSLMPSPLSAAMGMGCHMESPGPLHPHSHHHHHHHHHHHHHHSPPLPQHHQPQAPQQQHQPQPTPKYQLGSTSYLLDKPLKVEMESFLMDLQSGSPGPVHSAEPHAADSPHKDGLEPTSGLVDELCGDHLLSKSPAVIAESLCAANMDFSHLLGFLPLNLPPYSAPMSTGGLVMGYTSSTTPSSSSSSSSSSLHTAEPHAAAVATAPLTSLQPQPQEQQSSSGGLGLGPLHPLPPVFSSSLSTTTLPRFHQAFQ
- the plagl2 gene encoding zinc finger protein PLAGL2 isoform X1; translated protein: MAAIAADASHRITTLTPEEEGRRTAAKLFGSAAPLPRIERERERGREREREREGEGERVGKASRNECLVCGAVFASQEKLRLHALSHTGEKPFHCSQPHCPKAFSSKYKLFRHMATHSPQKTHQCSFCEKMFHRKDHLKNHLQTHDPNKEAFKCEECGKHYNTKLGYKRHVAMHSATAGDLTCKVCMQSYESTPVLLEHLKSHSGKSSGGTKEKKHPCDHCDRRFYTRKDVRRHMVVHTGRKDFLCQYCAQRFGRKDHLTRHVKKSHSQELLKIKPEPPDMLGLLASGSPPCSVKEELNPMMCGMGPNKDPMMGKPFPSGAPFSMGMYNPHHLQAMSNSGVGHTHPSLMPSPLSAAMGMGCHMESPGPLHPHSHHHHHHHHHHHHHHSPPLPQHHQPQAPQQQHQPQPTPKYQLGSTSYLLDKPLKVEMESFLMDLQSGSPGPVHSAEPHAADSPHKDGLEPTSGLVDELCGDHLLSKSPAVIAESLCAANMDFSHLLGFLPLNLPPYSAPMSTGGLVMGYTSSTTPSSSSSSSSSSLHTAEPHAAAVATAPLTSLQPQPQEQQSSSGGLGLGPLHPLPPVFSSSLSTTTLPRFHQAFQ